Below is a genomic region from Pseudomonadota bacterium.
GCTGGTCGAGGCCATCGAGCTCTGGGCCGGCGCCATGCTCAAGCCCGCTCGCGGTGGCGGCGGTCCCGTGGACGACGCCCTCGCCACCCAGGCGCGCGCCGTCGGCTTCCTGTCCGACTACTCAGCAGAGATCGTAGGTCGCAACACGGCAGACCTCCTCGGTCTCGCCTCCAGCACCAAGTTCTACGACTACTTCTGCCACTTCGAGCATCACCCCAACGAAGCCGGTGAGGTGGTGAACCTGAAGGGCGACAGCTGCCGCCTGAGCGCCGCTCGCATCGCCATCGACGCCCTGACCACGGAAATGCGCTCCCCGGGGGAAGGCGCACCGATGATCCAGCAGATTGCAGATGTGTGCCCCGAGTGGCAGACCATGTACGCCCCGCGTTGCCCGAGTGGCCCCGAGGCGCTGGGCTGCGTGCAGGAGACCGTGGAGGCTATGGCTCGCTTCCTCACCACGCCGCGCGCCCCGGCGCAGCGTTCGATCCTGGATTATCTCTAACGGACTGAGCCCGGGAGGCCGGCAGCCGCTCATCCTCGGCTGTCGGCCCTCCGTCACAGTTTGTTACGGGATCCGGCGAACGGTATGCGAAAAGAAAGCGCCTGGGCTCACTTGCCTGTAGTGGATCGCGACACCCCTTGCGTTCCCCCCCGGCCGGTGCTCAGAGGGCTGCATGCTGTACGCTGCCAACTTCGACAGTTTCCAATTCCGATCGCCAATGGCGACCGCGCAGCGCGCGGCACGGACGGGTTACGTCCAAACGAGCAGAACGACGGCTAAGAAATCTGATTTGGAGCGCCGGATTGCAGCGCTCGTCGCCGACTATCGACGTGGCGACCCACAGGCGGCCAGTGAGATCGTCGCCGTCATGCAGCCCGCTCTCCGGGCGAAGATTCATGCTCGGGTGCCGCCCCACCTTGCGGACGACGCCTACCAGGAGAGTTGGTTCAGGTTCTTCCGCGGCCTGGACAAGGGGGACGACCCCGACAGCTACATCGCCTGGTTCCTCGGCATCGCGAGACTGGTCGCCCTGGAGATGATTCGACAGGAAACCCGCGAGTCAGCCCTTCCCGAAGACGCCGACGAGCGGTATCAGGACCAGGCCCCGACCCCCGTCCGACTCGCCGAGAGCGCGCAGCTGCGCACCGCCATTTTCGAGTGCTTGGGCAAGATTCCCGAGCGCTACAGCCGGCTCCTGGTCGGCCACGCGCGCGGTGAACCCCGCGATGCCTTATGCGAAGAACTCAACCTTTCCGCTGAGAACTTCGGCAAGCTCCTATATCGCGCACGCAAGTCGCTACAGCAGTGCTTGGGTCCGCTCTCACGTTTCTTTGACGAGG
It encodes:
- a CDS encoding sigma-70 family RNA polymerase sigma factor encodes the protein MERRIAALVADYRRGDPQAASEIVAVMQPALRAKIHARVPPHLADDAYQESWFRFFRGLDKGDDPDSYIAWFLGIARLVALEMIRQETRESALPEDADERYQDQAPTPVRLAESAQLRTAIFECLGKIPERYSRLLVGHARGEPRDALCEELNLSAENFGKLLYRARKSLQQCLGPLSRFFDEDE